In Arachis hypogaea cultivar Tifrunner chromosome 7, arahy.Tifrunner.gnm2.J5K5, whole genome shotgun sequence, the genomic window ACTTGCGGCTAACATATCCATATTGAGGTCGCATCAAGAGAACAAAACCCAGGAAAAAGCCCGCCAGAAATCCTCCTATATGAGCTGAATTGTCCACGTGGGGAAGAAATCCAACGGCCAAATTTAGGCCAATGATGATCAATAAACTTATAAGAGCTGCACACTTGTTTGCATAGATTGTCCAGTTTGTTAGAAGCTCGGAAAGCATGGCTCCCAGAAGACCGAAAAGCGCACCGGAGGCGCCAACCGATATGGTCTTGGACGTTGCCGTGTTTTTCAAATGTATGAGAGACAACAAACCTCCACCAAAACCAGAAAGCAGGTACAAGGCTCCGATTCTCACTGCCACAAATGGTGATGATGACAATGATTTCATGATtgtatgaaaaagaaaatgaagaaattaaatgCTTACTGTTAgaatataaaagaaaatcaacTTATTATCTTTAAGAAAGATATCatgactctgataccatgttagttAGAAAGGATAAGAGAGAGTAATAGAGAAACTGTTtatgtgtattcaagttgtctatttAAATTGTCTAGAATGATataatatagaagggtatttagaAGGGCtataatctcctataataaatattcacatatactaaataattctaattgatcctaattatattctaacacttACAGAATCCGAATTCCTCCTCGAGGCGAATGCCTATGAAGAGAAGGCTGAACATATTGGCGACAACATGGACAACTCCGGCGTGAAGAAACATGCAGGTGAAGAAACGCCATGCTTGGTGTTTCTCCAAGACTCCATCCTCTTCAAGAGCGCCTAATATCCGCAGGCTGCATGCATGCATGTCAAAGAACAATAAACGAATGATTTggatgaagaagaaaagaaaagaaaagaaaagaagcgtACGTGCGGGTAGAAGGGCCGAGGAGAGGGTTTTCCCGGAAAGGTTGGAAGGAGAATCTGCCCAAATGTTTTGAGAAGAGACATGAGTCTTTGTTCAAGTAATCAGGGCAATCATTGAGGTACATGGTGTAGACGAACATGCCTATGTTGCTAACGAATATTACTGGGACAAGCCATGACATCCATTGCTCTCCCGGCGGTGGATGCCAATGTTGGGCCGCCTCTATGTCCGGCGAGTGCGGCGCCTTCTTCCCCATTATTATGCCTCACAATTCACAATAACAACCTATCCCTcattactaattaattattaaggGAATGGATGGCGCCTTTTGTCTACCTGTTAATTTAGGTAACTCAACTtcccttcttcattttcttacATTATCTTTTATATTCATCTAAATATATCCTTATGTTTCTATTTCTTGCAACAATGTCAAGCTAGGATATTATtttatggaaaagtctaggggccagcaattttattgcattttggccagcatgtaatcaGCAGGAAAATGTGAGCCATCGGATGAAATcttacaccaatctcacaccatcaaattatcatcgatggctagttgatggccaCCAATCACAAAtattgctggcccctagcattgctcttattttattttctccaaACACATGAATTATTTTTACAAATAAGAATGGTACAACATACACAAATCTAAGAAACTATATATAATTATCTCAATATTCTATGCAACAATTTAAGATTATTTAACAATTGATGAGATCTGTTTTATTCTGAATGGAGGAAGGTGACTTGTCACTTGAGCAAGCATTTAACGGAAGGTTTGGTGTGGGAGGCAGTTCCATGGGCGTTGTGGCAAAAGGAATACACTTTCCTCCCTGGAACCGCATGCTGTATATACACACGATCAAGCACAATATTGTAGCATCCCACGTTTTGGTCGCAACTCAAATTGATCGCTTCATCCATCAATGATGTTCCAATAATTCCTTTGTATGTTACATCGCTCACTCTAATCGCTTGAGTCTATAattcaacaaaaaataattatttctttttattgaaatagaatcATTAGTATTAATAGTGTATGTTAATTACCTTGTTTTGGCAGTCCACCCTATTAGGGCAATAAAATTGGTCAATAATAATGGGGCTATTGGCACGAACAAACTTAATCTTCTCAAATGTGATATTCCTGGCATATCCAGCTCCACCCTATTAGATATAATAATGTATTATTACTACATGTGCATGACCCAATTTGCCTGAttaattacatatatatacatacctgCCAAGTCTTGATCCTTACTCCAGTCATTGTTTCAGTCAAAGTACAATTATACACATGCACGTCCTCTACAATGTCGGTTTCACCTCTTGTTCCCAGTGATCCAATGCTGCAGCACCCAAAATTAAATACAATGTTTTCATAATTGACCATTAATTAAACAATTCCGCTATGTTACTAACAATATTCTTCCAACTtctatcaatttttatttataatggcgtttaatggaagtgtctttgtgaatgtgtctaataaaaatatttttttatgactgtgtttaatagaagtatctttatagatatattttctgaatgtatctttttatatgaaaatgtttggtaaccaaaaaaACTCAGCCAAAAATAGttataacttgtcttatttagtatttattaattatcgtgacaattaatgaatgttaaataagacaaattctgactattttttttgtctacctaatattatatgtttaaaatataataattaattattgttgataaTAAGTTGGTAGATAATATGTTAGtaccctatattttttttaattaaattaagcaAAGGATCGGGTCGGGTCGGAGTAGGAACCTGATACCATGGCCTGGACCGCATGTTATAGCAAATATTTTGATGTGTGAGGATCCAGCACTAATAGCAACACAGTCATCTCCAGTTGCAATGTAAGAATTAAGGACTTTAATGTTGGTAGAACCAGAAATATCAATGCCATCGGTGTTGGGGCTTGTTCCCGGAGCAATGAGTCGCAGGTTAGAGAGAGTGCCTCCGTTGCAGCTTGTTAGAGTTATATGGCTTCTTGCCGGGTTAAGACTAGTCAATCCTTTCCATTGAAACCGGTTGCATCTATTCAGTGTTATTGCCTGTTGAGAACAGGGTCCAAAAACAAGTTTCAATCTATTTATCTTTTGGTGGAAACTCGCGTGCAGTGATCTATATGCGATAGTTCTCAACTAGTAACTTCACATGAAGATAACTCcacgtaaatttttttttgtaaaaattcaCCTGAAGTCGACTTCGTGTAAAGTTGATACCTAAGAgccattagataaaaatttagtcaaatcagtcaaatcatctaacgattctcaggtatcaactttacgtgaagttaacTGCACCAGAGTTTttaccatttttttatttattttgtaataacaaATAATTCCACAGATAGATAGTATGCTTACTGTTGGTGGACGACATTTTGTCCCCTGCAAAAAGTTGTCATAAATAAAGAgctcatgaaaatttgaaaatgtataaataaaaaaaagaaaaaataggtgATTAATtgaatattgtaatataatttgaCATGTATAACTAAATTTtggtataataattttttattattattgcacagTGAGTTTTtaccatgaaaaaaaaaaaaacagagaaatttATAGACTGCTTACAGGTGCTGGATTTCCCAAGCAAGGCTGTTGCCACCAGATAGAACCTCGACCATCAATTGTCCCTTTTCCACTGATAATTAGACCATCCACTGAATTAAACCCAAGCCACGTGTTTATGTGGGACCCAGCATATTCCGATTTTGTTTTAGGTGCAACTATGTTCCCTAACACCTGATCACCATAATGATAAATACAAGTTCTCATCAGATCAACAGTAGGGGAATTCCAATCAAAATGGAACTAAATATTAGAAGTTAGGCTCTCAAACGGACTATTCAGGCCCATTTAGGTCCGGTTTGTTAAGTCTGTGGGTTAAATAAATTGgttcatttaaatttattttatttgtgggCTAAAATTTTTCAGTTCAGATTATTTGTGGTCAGTCCGATGGGTTAAATAAGtcaatttatttatcatttaattttattttttaaaaaatattttgacaaaaaatattatttttatgtcaaaatcctttaaaaataatattttttaattaataagtcAGATTTTCGAGTCGGATCGAAAGAAATATCagttaaaaatactttttattgaaaaaaaatgcaaaaaaataaaCGGGTCACCCGTTTAGCTCGCGGGCTAACCCGTCTAACCCGTCATTTTTTTCGGGTTAACCGAGCTTAACCCAACCCGTTTAACCCGAAATTTAAAGGAAtttaattttagagacaaaatcTGCCTATTTAAATGAATAAACGAGAATAAACGGGCTGACCTGATGGGTTTAGCCCATTTTGAGTATTAAAAGGAAGTATGGACCTGAATATAGGTATACTTAGATTTGCATGGACCGTTGAAGGAAAGAGGCTTTAGCATGAAGGTCTTCCCTGCTGGTATTATAAGCTTAGATATATCTCCCTTGCTCGAGCACACTGCTTTCCACGCCTTCTCAAACGCCTATGTATATATCTTTATTAATATTTGAGATAAGAAATGTAATTCAAATAAAGTTATTAGTTACCGGTGAATCGTTGGTTTGTCCATTTCCAACTGCTCCATATTGTAACACATTGAAACTTGGTGTCACGCTCAATCCTGTTGTAGCCACACTCAGAATTACTATAACATCCAACAATAACTCCTGGATCAAATAATATGTTAGTTGAATCAAGCTAAGTAAGACTACATATATATCATGAAAATGTAGAACTTGATAACTAATTAAGATCGATCTCATACTCACCATTGTAATTGTCTTGGGCCACATGATGACACCTTCAACAGTCTTGTGTGTTATATGTATAAACCCCCTAATATCCTCTCCTATATATAAGGAAGGGAACCATGCAGCTGCATTGTATTTGGACGCTGATTTTAGACGttaatttaatttagctttctctTTATTGATAAAATAAACACTACTTACGTTCCAAGATTATTATTGCCAATATACGTACGTACAAGATTCTTGTTTAACTCTGTTAATGTTCTTTGGGTGTATTAATAATTGAGATATGGGAAAGTATGAAGaaccaatggaatatttgtataatgtgtacaatagaggtttatggagtattaaaaatataaccattagtgttatctttttccGTCAGTTGAAATTTTTGGGATAAGTGGTATCATAACATGGTATTAAAGTTCTAGATTCGAAaagtcaagagttcgatccttagTGAACCCCAAAATCAATTTAAGCTTGGGAAGTCCTAGTACTCGAatggttattctaaatagtatGGGAGATGTTCATTTTATAACTCAATAGTACACATTCTAGCGGGACTCGACATGGgaaagtatatatattattatatatgaagtAGGGTTGTGGAAAATTAAACTGTACACAAGCTAGTTGGAAAAACACATGGCTTTATGGAAATTAAGACATTATTTCCACAGTAAGCACATGAAGCAAATTACATCCCTACGTCTTCTTCGGAACTTCTACACAATTAGCTTCTTCATTTGCACTCAATACCCATGTAAGTAAACTTCAGTAAGTACAACATAAAAAGGATTGATATTGATCTAAGGATCAAAAGAAATCGTCTACTTTGATTTCAAAGCACGTTTAGTTATCTTCCATTGGAAATAAAATTAACTACTTGTAAAATTTATTACCGGAAAAAAAATTTGCCTCCACGTAGGTTCCAATAATTGTCCTTGATTTCTTGCGTAGCAAGGTTAATTGCTTTCTtgagtattattttttttaattctccttaataattattaataaaacaaaaaaatgaagaatTTTTATTATATGGTGTTGTTGTGTATTATAAGAGAATAATGTTATCTATTTATActaattattaaactaattttaaattttaagattagATAAAATAACCAAAATCTTTTAAATGATTCTGTTAGAGAAAGATAAATATaactaaattagaaaaaaataaatataataaattttatttctagaaaaaagataagataataaataaaaataaaataagaatttaatacTTGTATCATCTTAGCATATGGCTATGCCCTTCGGTATACATTATTTTAAGATAAGTTTTATTTTAGCGTCAAATATGTTGATGTAGTGCATTTTAGCgacatttttatactttttttttacattttttaaaaaaatatattgtataatctatcatacataaattaatatttaataattaattatattaaaatttgtcaataattttaatattttattttatatttttttaaaaaatatcatgattttttttatattttcatgaattaataattttaatattttattttatatccttttaaaaattattatgatttttttatatttttgtaaatattatatatagtatttattttactaataaatGTAAGTTTTAGAATAAGTAATTAAGTATGTTGACGTAGCGTGTGCTAGTGTTAATCTACATGTTAatgatatttttagaaaatattatgcattaaataattagatttattaacatttattgattaattattgtgAAATTTGTCGATCATCATCATTTGCATTCTGGGAAAAAATATATTGATGTGGCGCATTCTGATGATAgtttaagtatattttttttcttaattattttttaaaaaagtattatgtTGTAGTCAATTATacacaaattaatatttaataattatttatattaaaatttgttaataattctaatattctatttcatatctttttagtaattattatgaTTCTTTCTTATATATTCTAGTGATTCAATCACCAATAATCAATAATTCAAATTCTTCAACAGATTATATTTTGATTTCAAGCATAATTAGGGTAGTACATTCTGGTGTCAGTTTAAAtacctctttttatttttaattaattttta contains:
- the LOC112703750 gene encoding probable polygalacturonase At3g15720, whose translation is MWPKTITMELLLDVIVILSVATTGLSVTPSFNVLQYGAVGNGQTNDSPAFEKAWKAVCSSKGDISKLIIPAGKTFMLKPLSFNGPCKSKYTYIQVLGNIVAPKTKSEYAGSHINTWLGFNSVDGLIISGKGTIDGRGSIWWQQPCLGNPAPGTKCRPPTAITLNRCNRFQWKGLTSLNPARSHITLTSCNGGTLSNLRLIAPGTSPNTDGIDISGSTNIKVLNSYIATGDDCVAISAGSSHIKIFAITCGPGHGISIGSLGTRGETDIVEDVHVYNCTLTETMTGVRIKTWQGGAGYARNITFEKIKFVRANSPIIIDQFYCPNRVDCQNKTQAIRVSDVTYKGIIGTSLMDEAINLSCDQNVGCYNIVLDRVYIQHAVPGRKVYSFCHNAHGTASHTKPSVKCLLK
- the LOC112703751 gene encoding RHOMBOID-like protein 5, translated to MGKKAPHSPDIEAAQHWHPPPGEQWMSWLVPVIFVSNIGMFVYTMYLNDCPDYLNKDSCLFSKHLGRFSFQPFRENPLLGPSTRTLRILGALEEDGVLEKHQAWRFFTCMFLHAGVVHVVANMFSLLFIGIRLEEEFGFLRIGALYLLSGFGGGLLSLIHLKNTATSKTISVGASGALFGLLGAMLSELLTNWTIYANKCAALISLLIIIGLNLAVGFLPHVDNSAHIGGFLAGFFLGFVLLMRPQYGYVSRKYVPAGCNIKHKAKYKCYQYFFMVSSVIILLIGYAYCLARLYIGKPEDFSFLKKSPR